The Notolabrus celidotus isolate fNotCel1 chromosome 23, fNotCel1.pri, whole genome shotgun sequence region TTGAACTGAGCATTTTGACTAAGGGTAAAACTGTTGCGAGTTCACCTACACGTGCGCAGCATGTCCTCTCCACTGTTGTGGTTCCCTGGTTCTTTGTATTTTGGGGTGAACTGCTGAGGTAGACTGAAGCTTCGGCACTCCAGCACGATTTTTGCATCTGAAAGGCAAAATAGACGAAgaagcatcatcatcattaacATTCACATAGATACGAACTTTTTCAAACATTGGAGAGATTCtggtgttttctgtttctgctggACATACAGCAGCAGACGAGTAAATATGCAGACTTGCAGTAACTGATCATTTCCAGGTTTAGATATCGTAGGTTATATTTCTATATATTACATGATATTACATTTAACATACTCTAGAGCCAAAACAGGTTCTGTGAACAGCTAGCCTTAAAGTTACAATAAATCAAGCTGATTCATTTGTTAAAACCTTACAGTTTATAAAGAAACTGTTTTGAAAAGACAACATTTGATAATTTTGGAGAcacatttgtttattgtttaagcTGTGAGCAGGGTTACATTTGCAATTTAGATCATTTAGATTACTTTTTACAGTTAAGAAAAAGGCCTACATGCACAAATATGTGTGCCTTTACTGGCCTCTCTCaactggcttcctgtcagttTCAGGATCCAGGTCAAACTTGTgatgttggtttttaaaagtttacaAAAGTTTTGCTGGCACCACCATacttgtgtgagtgttttccCCTGCATGCTCCAGCAGGAGCGCTCAGGTCAACGCACCAGATGCTTTTAGATGTGCCAAGATCCAGGCTCAAACCAAGAGGTCACAGAGCTTTTGCGGTGGCTGCTTCCACACTGTGGAACAATCTGCCTCAAAATATTAGAAATGCACAGACCATTGAGTTTTAATCTTTGCTTAAAACACACCTACTTTGGCTTCTAATACCTGCTAAGCGAGACATCCCAACatgttattttgcttttatttattgtgactttttgtgttatctattgtatttttaatatctATTCCTTGTtactaatgtttgtttgttttgatattgtgtttctaagcttgtacagcactttggtcaactgaggttgttttaaaatatgctATATggataaagtttgacttgacttgagatATATAACATCTGTATGGTAATTTAATGTTAGTAGTTTAATTAATGTAAGGAGTTAATCACATGGGCGACTGTATATAATAATATGACCAAACACTGAAAGTTTGCTGGAAGAGAAGTAAAGTCAGGAACAGcatggatgatggaggtgaacCAACATGACATAGGTTAGTTCATGTTGTATGCTACTTCTGAGGTGATCAATCAAGTGACGTGGGAAGAATTATAAAACATGACAGCCACAAAGTTGAACTAACAGCACCAATAGCCCAAAGGTGGTAAACTGTCCTTCCTGCCTGGGGAATAAGCCACACCTGATGGCATACTTCAGACAAGGTGGGGCTGATAGGTGAAGAGCTGCTCTACAGTTGAAAACACAGACTTATGACTCATCATCAGTCTAAGCAACAGACATTGTAATTGGGCTGGTTAGGGCAGTTGTTTGAACATACCTGTCTCTTTGAACCAGTTAGCGTTGGCAGGAACGAGCACACATCGCCACCAGAGGCCCACAGTCCCATTGAGACGGAACAGGGTGTCGCTGTAGGTTTTCTCATCAAACTCCCCGTCCATGAACTCCTCATACAGGGAGCGCAACTCGGACACGTTGGCCTCTCCACGGACGGTGGGGCTGCTGTACTGGTACCAGTGCTGCGTCCCGATGGCCACAGACAGATACACAGTGGCCAGTATGCTCAGCACACAGGCAATGACCAGAGCTGTAGCGTAGCGGTTATCAACCATTGTTCACCAAGCCAAAGACACGTCAAAGGGGATTAAGTTGATGCCAGTGGTTGAATCGTTGCGCGTCAATGTGGTCAATCTGCGAGGGTTCGTCACATAAACTCGAATCCAAGTCACTCCGACATTGTTATCTCTGCAAAACACAGCCTACTGCACAGTAGAGGAAAACAGCATCctattttattgattgataCTCATCTCCAAAGCTGTCCCAACAGTAAGCGTCAGCAGCCCTGTAGGCCGGCTTGGATGCGCCATCTGTTCCCTTGTCCCACTTCCACAGATGGTGGGTGGCCAGGCGCTGCGGCAGAAATCACACAACCAGCCCCACTGTTCCTCACtgacacagtaaaaaaaaaaaggcttgtaATACAAGATCCGATATGCTCTACTAAGCATCAGCCTGCAAGTGAAAATTCGGCTGTGGTTCTGTATTCTTGGAAAGCAGGCTAATGCGGTCGCACCCAGAATGATGCCAGTTGTAAACACTCTAATCCATGCGTGTTCCGTTTCCGGTTCTGCTGATCATCATATGTAGGCTATAATGTGACCTTCTGTAAACAAGGTGGCTGATTTACATcgattttaatatatatatttaaatatcaataaaaatatatgtatctatatatctatctatatatggcaagccgttaaggacattattatatatataatagcctggaagtctgaatatattgaatgaaagtctgaatatatggaatgaaagtctgaatatatgaaatgaaagtctaaatatatggaatgaagtgtgaatatatggaatgtaaATCTGAATATTTGAAATGAAAGTCTAAATATATGAAATTAAGTCTGGATatgttgaatgaaagtctgaatatatgaaatgaaagtctaaatatatggaatgaagtgtaaatatatagaatgaaaggctgaatatttgaaatgaaagtctcaatatattgaatgaagtgtGAATATAGACTGAAAGTCttaatatatggaatgaagtgtgaatatatagaatggaagtctgaatatatggaatgaaagtctcaatatattgaatgaagtgtGAATATAgactgaaagtctgaatatatggaatgaagtgtGAATTTGTAGAATGAATGTCTGaaaatattgaatgaaagtctgaatatattgaatgaaagtctgaaaatatagaatgaaagtctgaacatataaaattaaagtctaaatatatgaaatgaCAGTCTAAATATACGGAATGAAGTGTAAATATaaagaatgaaagtctgaatatatggaatgaagtgtgaatatatagaatgaagtcggaatatatgaaatgaaagtctgaatatatggaatagAAGtgtgaatatatggaatgaaaatattgatatttagaGTGGAAGTgtgaatatatagaatgaaagtctgaatatatagaatgagagtctgaatatatggaatgaatgTCTTAATATAGGGAATGAaagtctatatatatatatataaaatgaaattctgaatatatggaatgaagtgtGAATATAGAGAATGAAAGTCTTaatatatagaatgaaagtctgaatatatagaatgaaagtcttaatatatggaatgaaagtctgaatatatagaatgaaagtctgaatatatagaatgaaagtcttaatatatggaatgaaagtctgaatatatagaatgaaagtctgaatatatagaatgaaagtctgaatatatagaatgaaagtctgaatatatggaatgaaagtatgaataaacagaatgaaaatattaatatatggaatgaaagtctaaatatatggaatgaagtgtTAATATATAGAatggaagtctgaatatatagaatgaaagtGTGAATATATGAAATGAGAGTCTGAacatatggaatgaaagtctaaaTATATAGAATGGGAGTCTGAATatgttgaatgaaagtctgaatatattgaatgaagtctgaatatattaaatGAAAGTGTGAatagtttgcctatcgggcaaacaggtcggtggaggatgcagtcaatatgggtctgaactacatcctgcatcacctggactcccccaggacctacgctaggatcctgtttgtggacttcagctctgcgttcaataccatcataccagacatcctgcaccagaaactcacccagctcacagtgccggcctccatctgtcagtggatcaccaacttcctgacggacaggagacagcaggtgaggctggggagcatcaaatccagcacccggaccatcagcactggcgccccacagggatgtgttctctccccactgctcttctccctctacaccaatgactgcacctcaggagacccctcggtgaaactcctgaagtttgcagacgacaccaccgtcatcggtctcatccaggacggagacgagtctgcttacagacaggaggtggaacagctggccctctggtgtagtcagaaccatctggagctgaacccgctcaagacggtagagatgacagtggacttcaggagaagcccccccccactcccccccctcaccatcctgaacagcactgtgtctactgtggactctttcaggttcctgggatccactatttcccgggacctgaggtggacctcccacatagacacaatcagaaaaaaggcccagcagaggatgtacttcctgcgtcagctcaggaagttcaacctgcctcaggagctgctgatcatgttctacacctccatcatccagtctgttctgtgtacctccatcactgtctggtttggctctgcaaccaaactagacaaacacagactgcagcggactataaggactgcagagaaaatcatcggtgtcgacctgccccccatccaggacttgtaccggtcccgggccaggaaacgggcagggagcattaccgctgacccctcacaccctggacacaaattcttcaaactcctcccctccggcaggcgctacagatcactgtgcgccaaaacaacccgccataagaacagtttcttcccccaggctgtcactctgatgaacactaaaccataacagtgtcatacctgtcagataaatactctctgtaaatatacatgtagatacacaatgcaacaattctcaagcagaattccatatttctattttttgtattatttaacttctattttataatgtaaaactacctctgcaactcaccactgcactttatcatattattttagcctgtacatattagtcaagcctatttgttgtttctttgtatttatagctaaggttattgttattatattttcattttattttttattgtagttcttattcttattccttttcttatgccttgtacaaagagagcacagtttaccaaagtcaaattccttgtgtgttcaagcatacttggcgaataaagctgattctgattctgattctgattctgattctgaatatatagaatgaaagtCTAAATATTTGGAATGAAGtgtgaatatattgaatgaaaatcttaatatatggaatgaagtgtGAACatagaatgaaagtctgaatatatagaatgaatatcttaatatatggaatgaaagtctgaatgtatagaatgaaagtctgaatatatagaatgaaagtcttaatatatggaatgaagtgtTAATATATAGAatggaagtctgaatatatggaatgaaggctgaatatatggaatgaaagtctcaatattttgaatgaaagtctgaatatatggaatgaagtgtGAATTTATAGAATGaatgtctgaatatattgaatgaaagtctgaatatattgaataaaagtctgaatatattgaatgaaattCTGAATATTTGGAATGAAGTATGAATATATAGAATGACAGTCttaatatatggaatgaaagtctgaatatgtagaatgaaagtctgaatatgtagaatgaaagtctgaatatgtagaatgaaagtctgaatatgtaGAATGAAAGTCtcaatatatggaatgaagtgtgaatatatagaatggaagtctgaatatatggaatgaagcctgaatatatggaatgaaagtctcaatatattgaatgaaagtgtgaatatatggaatgaaagtctcaATATACTAATGTgtctgaatatatagaatgaaagtctgaatatattgaatgaaagtctgaaaattttgaatgaaagtctgaatatatggaatgaaatatgaatatatagaatgaaagtcttaatatatggaatgaaagtctgaatatatagaatgaaagtctgaatatattgaatgaagtgtGAATATATAGAATGGATGTCTGAATTTGTGGAAGGAAggctgaatatatggaatgaaagtctcaatatattgaatgaaagtctgaatatatggaatgaaagtctcaatatattgaattaaagtctgaatatatggaatgaaagtcggAATATAGAATGAAAGTCGGAATATATAGAATAAAAGTCGGAATATATAGAATTAAAGTCTTAATATTTGGAATAAAGTGTGAATATATAGAATGGAATTCtcaatatatggaatgaaggcTGAATATATAGAATGGATGTCTGAATTTGTGGAAGGAAggctgaatatatggaatgaaagtctcaatatattgaatgaaagtctgaatatactgaatgaaagtctgaatatatagaatgaaagtctgaatatatggaatgagaGTGTGATTAtatagaatgaaagtctgaatatatagaatgaaagtctgaaaatattgaatgaaagtctgaatatatggaatgaaagtctgaatatatggaatgaaagtctgaatatatagaatgaaagtctgaatatatgaaaTGAAGTGTGAATATATAGAATGGATGTCTGAATTTATGGAATGAAGgctgaatatatggattgaaagtctcaatatattgaattaaagtctgaatatagaatgaaagtctgaatatagaatgaaagtctgaatatatggaatgaaaatctgaatatatagaatgaaagtctgaatatatgaaaTGAAGTGTGAATATATAGAATGGATGTCTGAATTTATGGAATGAAggctgaatatatggaatgaaagtctcaatatattgaatgaaagtctgaatatatggaatgaaagttgGAATATACGGAATGATAGTctcaatatattgaatgaagtgtgaatatagaatgaaagtctgaatttatGGAATGAAGgctgaatatatggattgaaagtctcaatatattgaattaaagtctgaatatatggaatgaaagtcggTATATAGAATGAAAAtctgaatatatagaatgaaagtctgaatatattgaatgaagtgtGAATATATAGAATGGATGTCTGAATTTATGGAATGAAggctgaatatatggaatgaaagtctcaatatattgaatgaaagtctgaatatatggaatgaaagtcggAATATAAGGAATGATAGTctcaatatattgaatgaagtgtgaatatagaatgaaagtctgaatttatggaatgaaagtctgaatatatggaatgagaGTCAGAGTATACTGATATgtctgaatatatagaatgaaatTCTGAATATATAgagtgaaagtctgaatatatagaatgaaagtctgaatatattgaatgaaagtatgaatatatggaatgaagtatGAATATACAGAATGAAAGTCttaatatatggaatgaaagtctgaatatatagaatgaaagtcttaatatatagaatgaaagtcttaatatatggaatgaagtgtGAATATATAGAATGGATGTCTGAATTTATGGAATGAAGgctgaatatatggattgaaagtctcaatatattgaattaaagtctgaatatatggaatgaaagtcggTATATAGAATGAAAAtctgaatatatagaatgaaagtctgaatatattgaatgaagtgtGAATATATAGAATGGATGTCTGAATTTATGGAATGAAggctgaatatatggaatgaaagtctcaatatattgaatgaaagtctgaatatatggaatgaaagtcggAATATACGGAATGATAGTctcaatatattgaatgaagtgtgaatatagaatgaaagtctgaatttatggaatgaaagtctgaatatatggaatgagaGTCTGAGTATACTGATATgtctgaatatatagaatgaaatTCTGAATATATAgagtgaaagtctgaatatatagaatgaaagtctgaatatatagagtgaaagtctgaatatatagaatgaaagtctgaatatattgaatgaaagtatgaatatatggaatgaagtatGAATATACAGAATGAAAGTCttaatatatggaatgaaagtctgaatatatagaatgaaagtCTATATATATAGAGTGAAAGTCttaatatatggaatgaagtttGAATATATAGAATGGATGTCTGAATTTGTGGAATGAAggctgaatatatggaatgaaagtctgaatatagaatgaaagtctgaatatatggaatgaaagtcggaatatagaatgaaagtctgaatatatagaatgaaagtCTTAATATATGGAATAAAGTGTGAATATATAGAATgcaagtctgaatatatggaatgaaggctgaatatatggaatgaaagtctcaATATATTGAATGATAGTctcaatatattgaatgaagtgtgaatatagaatgaaagtctgaattcatggaatgaaagtctgaatatatggaatgaaagtctgattttatggaatgaaagtctgaatatactgaatgaaagtctgaatatatagaatgaaagtctgaatatatagaatgaaagtctgaatatatggaatgaagtgtGATTAtatagaatgaaagtctgaatatatagaatgaaagtctgaatatatagaatgaaagtctgaatatatagaataaaaaagtctttatatatggaatgaaagtctgaatatatagaatgaaagtctgaatatatggaatgaaagtctgaatacatagaatgaaagtctgaatatatggaatgaagtgtgaatatatagaatgaaagtctgaatatatggaatgaagtgtGAATATATAGAATGGATGTCTGAATTTATGGAATGAAGGCtaaatatatggaatgaaagtctcaatatattgaattaaagtctgaatatgtTGAATGAAAGTCGGAAtatagaatgaaagtctgaatatatggaatgaaagtcggaatatagaatgaaagtctgaatatatagaatgaatgtcttaatatattgaatgaaagtttgAATTTGGAATGAATATAAGAAACTCCTGTACACCTCCTGACTGgtaagaaaaagagggagcacatcacacctgtgctgcatgcTCTCCATTGGCTTCctgtccgtcacaggattgattttaaaattgcatTGTTAACGTACTAGGCCCTTAATGGaatggcaccatcctacttggcagATCTTCTTCATGTTCATAAtccagctcgagcactgaggtcaaccaaccagctgctcctggatgtggcTAAACTCCCCGGGCGTTAGCAATAGctgcccccaagctctggaatagCTTAATACTTCAATTCCGATCGGCacccactgttgaatgttttaaatgtttaagaCCCATCTcatctctttggccttctcctcaaGATGAGAACATCAATATCCAAACAGATTTTACCTGATTTTACTTTTCTATAAAAATATGatgtgttgtttattattgtcttcatgtacttttttactttgtaaagcactttggccaacactgctTGTTTTAAATGTACTATATAactaaagttgacttgacttgactttgcTTTACTGTTAGGCAATGAAGCCACAAATGTCACTAGTTTATTTTGTCATGTTATTTCACATATAATGGCTTAATAAAAGCACATTGTTTCACATTGTTTCACAAGAttcaacattatttaaatcttGAAAATCTCTCTATTTTTTtggaagtttgtttgtttgtttgtatgacaATTGCATTATTCTGTACCTTGTAAAGTTTCCAGTTAATGAGATGGTAACAACTTTCCacaaagatttatttaaaacacaatttatttgTAGTGGCATTAATTATCTTGTCCAATAGCAGTTAAATCAAATtatctgaataaataaaaaaagaagtttaatGAAAGCTAAATCAAAGACAGCACACCATTAGTGTCAGTCCTTGCTTTTAAACTACCTTTAGCTTTTCTCCTCATTTGTTTCTCTTACCCCTCTACAATACTGATTAAGGAATAACCCTTAAAAGTAACTTTATGAGAGAGTAATTACTTAAAATGTAGTGTACATATGCTCTTACACATAAGCTACATGCTGGTTTTGAGACACACATCTCTCAGACTGTGTGTTGGTAATGAATCAACAAAATCTCTGCCAGTGTAAACTATGCACTACTCCCACCTCTTAGTCTTAAGGAACCGGTTTAACTGACACAAAATCTGTGCCAGACTGACAACAAGTCGCTCTTGTTAAGATTAATCATATAAAATCACAGGTAGTGTTTGAGAGTTTGTCAACATCACCTATACTAAAACCAAAGCTTCTGACCTCTTACATACACCAACATTAGAAAACATCAGACAAGAGACAGTGTGAATTCTTCATAGATTTTATATTCTGATCAttgtaaaacaacaaaaagtctCACAGAATACAGGATTACATAATACAGTTTATATAAATAAGAACAATGACAGtgcattttgttttaaatataagtcccttaaaaatattaaatacattgaCTAAATATCAGGATGTGCAGATAACcaattatatatatgtataatatattcatgtgttaaataaatgttttcctTCATAAAATAATACTCATGAACTAACCTTGAATCTTATGTTCCCTTGGAAACCACTGAAGGTTTAAATCATTCAGGGttgttcatttaaaataaacaacaacaacatatttttttgttatccAAAGTAGAAAATGCCCCTTGTTCACAGAGGTAGATAATCTACTCTAAAATTTCATATTGTATTGCTTTTACAGTTTAACAGTGATGACAGTGGTtttacattttgactttttaatgtgGCTGGTTTTACTTGTTTGACGAACAAGACTTAACAAGTCAGAAGTGGTAACCGTCACTTGTTCAAATATTACAGTGCTTAGTTTATCAAGATACAGTTGTTAATAAATAGTGCAATTATTTTCTGATTACAAAGAAAGCATAAAGTGCTGCTCATAATTCTAATATTCATTAGACCAGCTGTTTAAAGTAGACTGTGCCTTTCTGTCCAGCCCAGGATCTTGGACTCTCCCACACAGAGATATGTTTTAAACCAGAAAGACATGTTAATCAGCACTGGTGCTATTGCTGGTTTGACAGAAGCCATGACAACAGTACCAGGCAGAATGCAGTGATGAGACTGATCTTCTGGCTTACTCCACTTGAAGCTgtaaatgaagaagaaatagGACAAAACTTAGTTTAAGAAACACTTCAACACCcaattcaaatatttttataaaacaGCACTAAATGTTGCTTACATATGCCATTAACGATGATAGAGGTTCCTTCAATATCAAAGCCAGTGACAATAGGAGCTGCATTTCTGAAAACTGCTGCAATCTGAGTGTTATTAGGAACAGATGCGCTATCAAATCCAAGGAAGAGATTATTCAAGATCGATCCACTTctgcagagggagaagaaaacaatattATTAGACAGGATCAAGCAACTAATCTTAAATTGTTGTTTGACCATTCTTAAAAGGTACCTGAAGCTATTCACGATAAAAATCTTGAACGAGGAGGGGAATTCACTCTTAAACTTTGGTTCAAGCTgcagaaacataaacaaaaaataaatttagacaaattaaaaagttttttatgacaatacaaaaaaatgtgttatatgAGTACTGGTAGATCTTATTGTGATGTCTGAGACTTACCTGTGTCTTTATCATTGATGATCGCCTTTGAAAAGCTGCAGATGATGGATCCAACAAATCATTTGTAAAATTTTGAAGAACAGATCTGAAAGTTGCATTAACAAATGTAACTGCAGTAGTTGTAGTGGCAGGTGCAGGAGCAGCAGTGGCAGGTGCTGCAGTTGTAGCTCCAGGTGCAGCAGTGGCAGGTGCAGGAGTTGTGGCTGCAGGAGCAGTAGTGGCAGGTGCAGGAGCAGCAGTGGCAGGTGCTGCAGTTGTAGCTCCAGGTGCAGCAGTGGCAGGTGCAGGAGTTGTGGCTGCAGGTGCAGCAGTGGCAGGTGCTGCAGTTGTAGCTGCAGGTGCAGCAGTGGCAGGTGCTGCAGTTGTAGCTACAGCTGCAGAAGTGGCAGGTGCAGCAGTTGTAGATGCAGGTGCAGCAGTTGTAGCTCCAGGTGCAGTTATGGCAGGTGCAGCAGTTGATTGTGCATCCGGAACAGGACCATctatttatattaatttaaacacataaGTGAATGATTTTTGGCGTCCAAACTAGCAGGATGATACTGCAGGTGTTGAcatcaaaattacatttttctatGATACTAAGAGCTCAAAATTAGGTTATGACGACTTACCTATTAATGCAACTGAAACTGGATTAAAAGACACATCGAAGTTAGAGTTGGTATCGCTTGCAGCTCTAACCAAGGTTTCAGCAACATCATTATTTTTGGGGAGTTCTGCAGTTGGAGTGGTCCCAGCGAAAGCGATTGCCAAATCTGCAATTACTCCTTCAGTTCGTGTTGTGATGGGACTATAGAAAAAAACCAAAGGGGGCAACACATGAGGCAATTATGCTTCTCTCTGTGAGACTTCAAATATCAGCAATGAGAGATCATTTTTTAAGAAGTCAATGTATTAAGCAAGGCCtattgaaaaatgtcacaaaaaaggCTTTTACCTGAACTTTTTCACAATGCACCGGGAAAATGCCTTTCCATATTTTGCTTGGTATATTtctttacactgtaaaaaaaacaaaggatggAAATACAGCAACATTTAGATATTTTTAGTTGTCTAAAGcacaatattgaaaatgatacaTGCTAAATAAGAGAAAGGAAAAttaactgcatttaaaaaataaaaccagttcCAAAAGTATCATCTTGTCCAAATCATTCTTATGAAAAACTGATGCCGAAAACTGATGCACtcattaaaatgatcaaatactTACTGATTTTTTAATTCTTGATTCAAGATCTTTGTATTGAGGGCTGTTAGGGTTGTTTAATTGGTCTGTGAAGGTTTCATTAAACAACTGTGCTTGAACTGTGTAGAGAGgttcagcagctgttgttggagtTGGTGGAGGAGCAGTAGTTGTTCCAGGTGTGGCAGTTGATTGTGCATCTGGAACTGGACCGtctataaattacattttaaacaaataagTCAATAATTATTAGTGCCCAAAAGCAAAATGTCGATCCTATATTAGTTGGTATCAAACTGTCAGTAGTTTCAAATGAACAGACATATCAAGGATACTAAGAATTCAACATTTTGTTATGAAGACTAACCTGTTACTGAAACTGCATTGGGGTTAAAGGTCACATTGAAGTTGTTGTTGGGATTT contains the following coding sequences:
- the LOC117807661 gene encoding claudin domain-containing protein 1-like, which codes for MVDNRYATALVIACVLSILATVYLSVAIGTQHWYQYSSPTVRGEANVSELRSLYEEFMDGEFDEKTYSDTLFRLNGTVGLWWRCVLVPANANWFKETDAKIVLECRSFSLPQQFTPKYKEPGNHNSGEDMLRTYLWRCQFLLPLVSLGLVVLAGLIGFCACLCRSLTPTLGIGILHLLAGLCTLATVCCYLAGMDLLHKVSMLPDKVDGSQGWSLYLALISSPLHMMAAALLVWAARSHSQNYYRMTAYRVA